A single window of Vibrio gazogenes DNA harbors:
- the yfbV gene encoding terminus macrodomain insulation protein YfbV, translated as MSHNAGLIHNLRDGQKYMDIWPMRKELAPIFPEQRIIKATRFAVKVMPAVAAISVLTQMVFHNIGAVPQAIVVALFAISLPLQGIWWLGNRANTRLPPSLAEWYRELHQKIVETGFALEPMKARPRYKELAQVLNKAFRQLDKSALERWF; from the coding sequence ATGAGCCATAATGCAGGATTGATCCATAATCTGAGAGATGGGCAAAAGTACATGGATATCTGGCCAATGCGTAAAGAGCTAGCCCCGATATTCCCTGAGCAACGGATCATCAAAGCAACTCGTTTTGCGGTGAAGGTCATGCCCGCAGTGGCAGCGATTAGTGTACTGACCCAAATGGTTTTTCATAATATCGGCGCTGTGCCGCAAGCGATTGTCGTTGCTCTGTTTGCGATTAGCCTCCCCTTGCAAGGGATATGGTGGTTAGGAAATCGGGCCAACACACGATTGCCACCTTCTCTGGCAGAATGGTATCGCGAGCTACATCAAAAGATTGTTGAAACAGGTTTTGCGTTAGAACCGATGAAGGCGAGACCCAGATACAAAGAGTTAGCTCAGGTATTAAACAAAGCATTCCGCCAATTAGATAAATCAGCTCTTGAGCGCTGGTTTTAA
- a CDS encoding acetate kinase: MSKLVLVLNCGSSSLKFAIVDAENGNEHLTGLAECLHLPEARIKWKLDGKHEAQLGNGAAHEEALAFIVETILASKPELADNLAAVGHRIVHGGEHFTQSVLVDDSVLKGIEDAAAFAPLHNHAHVIGIKAAQKSFPSLKNVVVFDTAFHQTMPEESFLYALPYKLYKEHGIRRYGMHGTSHLFITREVAKLLGKPSDQLNIINCHLGNGASVCAIKNGQSVDTSMGLTPLEGLVMGTRCGDIDPAIVFYLHDALGYSVQEINTMLTRESGLLGLTEVTSDCRYVEENYGTKEDATRAMDVFCHRLAKYVAGFTASMDGRLDAIVFTGGIGENSAPIREMVLNRLSIFGIQLNQEANLKARFGGEGTITTEESRIPAMVISTNEELVIAEDTARLAGL; the protein is encoded by the coding sequence ATGTCAAAGCTAGTTTTAGTTTTAAACTGCGGTAGTTCCTCTCTAAAGTTCGCGATCGTTGATGCCGAAAATGGCAATGAGCATCTCACCGGTCTTGCTGAATGTCTCCACCTTCCAGAAGCTCGAATCAAATGGAAATTGGATGGCAAGCATGAAGCACAACTAGGAAATGGCGCTGCCCATGAAGAAGCTTTAGCTTTTATCGTTGAAACCATTCTCGCTTCTAAACCAGAACTGGCAGACAATCTGGCAGCAGTCGGTCACCGAATCGTACATGGCGGAGAACATTTCACTCAATCTGTTTTGGTTGATGATTCCGTCCTGAAAGGTATCGAAGACGCAGCCGCCTTTGCACCACTGCATAACCATGCTCATGTTATCGGTATTAAAGCAGCACAGAAATCATTTCCAAGTCTGAAGAATGTTGTCGTGTTTGATACAGCGTTCCATCAGACCATGCCGGAAGAATCATTTTTATATGCACTGCCATATAAACTCTATAAAGAACACGGTATTCGCCGCTATGGGATGCACGGTACATCTCACCTGTTTATCACGCGTGAAGTTGCGAAGCTTCTGGGTAAACCAAGCGACCAACTGAATATCATCAACTGCCACTTAGGCAATGGTGCTTCAGTGTGTGCGATCAAAAACGGTCAATCTGTCGATACATCGATGGGACTTACGCCGCTGGAAGGTCTCGTGATGGGAACTCGTTGTGGTGATATCGATCCAGCCATTGTTTTCTATTTGCATGATGCGCTCGGCTACTCTGTTCAAGAGATCAACACCATGCTGACGAGAGAATCCGGATTGCTAGGCCTGACTGAAGTCACTTCTGACTGTCGTTACGTTGAAGAAAACTACGGTACAAAAGAAGATGCAACCCGTGCTATGGATGTATTCTGTCATCGTCTGGCAAAATACGTTGCAGGTTTCACTGCAAGTATGGATGGTCGTCTGGACGCCATCGTATTTACCGGCGGTATCGGTGAGAACTCAGCACCTATTCGTGAAATGGTGTTAAATCGTTTAAGCATTTTTGGTATTCAGTTGAACCAAGAAGCGAACTTGAAAGCCCGCTTCGGTGGTGAAGGTACAATCACCACTGAAGAGAGTCGAATTCCAGCAATGGTCATCTCTACCAATGAAGAGTTGGTCATCGCTGAAGACACTGCAAGACTCGCAGGTCTGTAA